The window TTCCGGCAAGAAGATCGAGAACCTGAAGCTCGTGGTCTCCGGCGCGGGCGCCTCGGCCATCGCCTGCACCAAGTTCTACGTCGCCATGGGCATCCGCCCCGAGAACGTCTTCATGTTCGACTCGCGCGGGCTCATCCACAAGGGCCGGGGCAAGCTCTCCCCCGAGAAGTCCCTCTTCGCCCAGGACAAGGACCACGGCTCCATCGCCGACTGCATGAAGGGCGCGGACATGTTCCTGGGCCTGTCCGTCAAGGGCGCCATCACGCCGGACATGGTGCGCAGCATGAACAAGAACCCGATCATCTTCGCCTGCGCCAACCCCGACCCCGAAATCACCTACACCGACGCCAAGGGCGCCCGCCCCGAGGCCATCATGGGCACCGGCCGCTCGGACTACCCCAACCAGATCAACAACGTCCTGGGCTTCCCCTTCATCTTCCGCGGCGCCCTGGACACCCGAGCCACCGAGATCAACGAGCAGATGAAGATCGCCGCCTCGCAGGCCCTGGCCGCCCTGGCCAAGGAGCCGGTGCCCGACGACATCTGCGCCATCTACGGCCGCAAGCTGGAGTTCGGCGTGGACTACGTCATCCCCAGCCCCTTCGACCCGCGCGTGCTCGAATGGGAAGCCGCCGCCGTGGCCCAGGCCGCCATGGACACCGGCGTGGCCACCATCCAGCTGGACATCGAGGAGTACAAGAAGTCCCTGCGCGCCCGGCTCGCCGAGGCCAAGCGCCGCATCGCCCTGGTGGTGGATGCCTACGGCCTGGACTTCTAGACCCGCCCCGGCGCGCGCCCTGGCTGCGTGATCTCTCGGGCCGCCTCCCTGCACAGGGGGCGGCCCTTTTTTTGCTACGGGGCAAGAGGCAAGGGCGAAGGGCGAAGGGCGAAGGGGGATGCCTCCGGCGGCCCGGGCTCCGCCCGGGACCAAAGGCCCCTCGACCCCGTACGCCGCCCCGGCTGGCTGCGGCGAAGCGCCGCAGCCAGCCGGGGCGGGAGGCAAAGGGGGGCGCGTTTTTTCCTTGCCCCGGGGCGGGGGGCGGGAGCAGGATTGTACAAGACGCGCCCGCCGGGTCCATGCCAGACCGGACCCGGAGCGGACGCCCCGCTCCGCCGGAGGCCCCGTGACCAGACGCACCGCACAGCCCGCAGCCCCCATGGACGCCGCCGCGTCCCCGGCCTTGCCGCCCGGGGGTGGTGGTGCGGCCCTTGCGGCGCAGGGGACGGCCCCGGGTGAGGGGCCCGTGCTGCTGCGCCCGCCCGGGCTGCCGGGGGTGGAGCTGCTGCACGCGCGCGGCCTGCGCCAGCGCTTCGCCCGCCACTTCCACCGCCGCTACGCCGTGGGCGTGGTGGAGCACGGCGCCCTGGAGTTCCGCTTCCTGGGCCGGGCCAACGTGGCCCTGCCCGGCAGCGTGAACCTGACCACGCCCGGCGAGGTCCACGACGGGCACCCCGGCTCCGGCCCGGGCTGGACCTACCGCATGTTCTACCTGGACCCGGACCTGGTGCAGCGCGCCGCCGCCGAGGCCGCCGGGCGGCCCGTGCCCGCGCCGGACTTCGCCGCCGGGGTGCTGGCCGACCCCGCCCTGGCCGCCGAGGTCCAGGCCGTCCATCGCCTGCTCATGGACCCCGGCGCCCCGCTGCTGGCCCGCCAGACGCGCCTACTGCACATGCTCGCCCTGTGGATCGCCCGCCACGGCGACGCCACCCGGCCCCTGCCCCGCGCGGGCCGCGAGCCCCGGGCCGTGGCCCGCGCCCGGGCCTGGCTCGACGCCCACTGCCGCGAGGACGTGTCCCTGGACGAGCTGGCCCGCGTGGCCGGGCTCTCGCCCTTCCACCTCGCGCGTTGCTTCAGCGCCGCCCTGGGCCTACCGCCCCACGCCTACCTGCTGGGGCTGCGCGTGCGCCTGGCCCGCGAACTGCTGGCCGGACCCATGCGCCTGGCCGACATCGCCGCCGAAACCGGCTTCACCGACCAGGCCCACCTGACCCACACCTTCCGGCGCCTGACCGGTCTCACGCCCGGGCGCTACCGCAAGTTCCTGCAAACCTAGCCGGGGCCGGGGGGGCTATGGTCCGGCCCGGGCGGCGCATCCCGCGCCGCCACGCCGCACCCCGGAGGCCCCATGACCACCCGACCCCACGCCACGCCCCTCGCCCGCCCGGCGGACCCGGCGCGCGCAGCAAATGCCGCGCCCGCCGCTGCCCTGGCCACCCCGGACACTCCTGCCGCCTGCGTTTCCCCGCTGGCCGCGCCCGCGCCCGGCGCCACCTCGGGTGCCCCTGCTGCATCCGGCACCTCTCTTGCCGCTCCCGGCACTGCTCCGGGTGCCCCGGGCGCCCCCGGGCGGCCCTGCCGTGAGCGCACCAGCCAGCCAGCCCCCGCCGCCCCGCCCCTGGGCGCCTACGCCAGCTTGGCCCTGGCCATGGTCATCGTCGGCAGCTCGGTGGTGGCGGGCAAGATGCTCGTGGCCGAACTGCCCGTACAGCTGGCCTCGGCCCTGCGCTTCGCCTGCGCGGCGGCGGTGCTCGTGCCACTGCTGCTGGTGCGCGAGGGCTGGCCGCGCGTGTCGGTGCGCAGCCTCGCGGTGATGCTGGCCCAGGCGGCCTGCGGCGGGCTGCTGTTCAACGTGCTGCTGCTCCAGGGCCTGCGCAGCACCAGCGCCGGGGCGGCGGGCATCATCACCAGCACCACCCCGGCGGCCATGGCCTGCATCGCCTTCCTGCTGCTGGGCGAACGGCCCACGCGCCGGGCCCTGGCCGGGGTGGCGCTCTCCGTGCTCGGGGTGGCGGCCATCAACCTGCACAGCGTGATGGACGGCCCCGGCGGCCCCGGCGGCCCCGGCGGCGCAGCCCTGGGCGGCAACCTGCTGGTGCTCGGGGCCGTGCTGGCCGAATCGCTGTTCCTGCTGCTGCGCAAGGCCGTGCCCGAGCCGCTTTCGCCCCTGGCGGTGTCCACGCTGGTGACGGTCTTCGGGCTGGCGCTGTTCGCGCCCGGGGCGCTCATGGAGGCCCGGGGCTTCGATTTCGCGGCGGTGGGCGCGGCCTCGTGGGCCACGGTGGCCTATTACGGGCTGGTGGTCACGGTGGCGGCCTATCTGCTCTGGTTCCGGGGGGTGACGCGCGTGGGCGCGGGCACGGCGGGGATCTTCACGGCGGTGATGCCCGTGAGCGCCGTGGGCCTCTCGGCCCTGGTGCTGGGCGAGGCCCTGGGCTGGGGCCATCTGGCCGGGGCCGGGCTGGTGCTGGCGGGCATCTGGTGCATCTGCCGCCGGGGCTGAGGCCGGGGTGAGCCCGCGCCGCGCCCTTACGAAAGGGAAAAGGGAGTCCTTGCCGAGGGGAGTTCTCTAGTCCACCCGCGCCAGCAGCACCACCAGCAGGTCGTCGAACAGCGTCAGGGGCGCGTCGCCGCCCTTGGGGCCCAGCTCGGAGAGCACCAGGTGTTCCAGGTCCGGGTCGCGCCAGGAGGCGTCCTCGTCATCCTCGTCTGGGGCATCGTCCGCAGCGTCCTGCTCTTCCTCGCGGTCCGCATCGTCGTCCGCATCCTCGTCATCGTCGTCAAAGTCTCCGCCGTGCTGGCCGCGCAGGCCCGGGCCCGGGCCGTCCGGGAAGCCTGCGCCCCAGTCCATGTCCTCATCCTCGGGGTCGGCGTAATCCGCGAACAGGAAGTCCAGGAACTCCCCGGCGTCCTCGAATTCCAGGGTGGTGCGGAACAGCTCGCGGCGCACCACGGGCAGCGGGCCATGGGCCATGGCCTGCTGGGCCTGGGCGTGGTCCGGCGCGTCGTCGCGCAGCACCGCCCGCGCGCGGCCGACCTCGCTGAAGGGCACCGGCTCCAGCACCACCACCCGCCCGCCCGGGCGCAGCACGCGCCGGGCCTCGGCCAGGGCCGCTTCGGCGTCCATGCGGTGCAGGCACAGGGTCAAGAGCACCACGTCGAAGCTCTCGTCGGCGAAGTCCAGGGCCTCGCCCTGGCCTTCCACGAAGGCGGCGTCCGGCACGCGCGCCTGGGCCTCGGCCAGGGCCGCCGGGTCCGCGTCCAGCCCCACGTAGGACGCCGCCCAGCCCGCCAGCCCGGCGGCCACGCGGCCATCGCCGCAGCCGATTTCCAGCACGTCCATGCCGTCGGGTGCGGCAAACTCCACCAGGAACTTCTGGATCACCGCGTCGCGGTCGCTGCGCATGGCTCTCCCCTGTGGCTAGGCCCGGCGGATGTTGTAGACGCTGCGGCCCTCGGCCACGATGGTCCCGGGGTCCGTGCTGCAATAGACCACGGTCACGGCGTTGCCCACGCGGTTGCCGTGCAGGCGCACTTCCGACTCGGCCACGAGGTCGCCCTCCATGGCGGGCTTCAGGTAGTCCACGCGCAGGTCGATGGTGGCGATGCGGTCCGAGGGCTGGCCCATGGTCCACACGGCGAAGCCGCCGCAGGTGTCCACGAGCATGGAAATGACCCCGCCGTGCAGCGCGCCGCGCCGGGCGTCGCCCACCAGCTCGGGCCGACGCGGCACCAGCAGCGAGCAGCGCCCGCGCTCCAGCGAGCGCACGCGCAGGCCCAGGTAGTTGTTGAAGGGAATGCCGTTCTCGATCAGATCGCGGAAGGCCGCGTCCAGCTCGCCCATGGGGTCCGTCCTGTTGGGTCGTGTTGTTGTGCCGGGCCGGGCGGCGCGGGGGGGGGCCGCCCGGGGCGCGGGCCAGGGTGGGGCCGCGCCGCAGCCGGGCCCAACGCGGGCCAGGCGAAACCGGGGCCAAAACCCCGGGCCGGGATTAGGCCAAGGCCGGGGTCAGGCCGGAGCCAGGGCCAGATCAGGGCCCAGGCCGGGAGCCCCCGGCGCGCCCGCGCGGCGCCTGCCGGGCGGATGTGCCGTTTTCCGCGCGCCGCCCTCCGGCGTCCCCGCGCAGGGCGTTCCCGCGCGCCCTTCTGCCTACCCCGGGGCCGCGCGCAGCGCAAGCCCGCCGGGCGCTTTACTCGCGCCCGGGCCTGCTGTAAACCTCGCCCATTCGTCCCCGTCCGTCCCCATCCGTCCCCCGGGAGCCGTGCATGGATTGGCTGACCATCGGCGTCTTCGTTTTCGTCTACGCGGGCATGATCCTGGGCGGCGTGCCCGGGCTGGCCCTGGACCGCACCGGCGTGGCGCTCACCGGGGCCATCGCCCTGCTGGCCGCCGGGCGGCTGGCCCCGCACGAGGCCTGGGCCGCAGTGGACGTGTCCACCATCGCCCTGCTTTTCGCGCTGATGGTCGTCTCGGCGCAGTTGCGTCTGGGCGGGTTCTACACCGCCGTGACCCGGCGGCTGGCGGCGGTGCGCGTGGGGCCCGTGGCGCTGCTGGGGCTGGTGGTGGCCGTGGCCGGGGGGCTCTCGGCGGTGCTGGCCAACGACATCGTGTGTCTGGCCATGGCGCCCATCCTGGCCCAGGGCGGCATCCGGCGCGGGCTGAACCCCGTGCCGCTGCTCCTGGGGCTGGCCTGCGCGGCCAACGTCGGCAGCGCCGCCACGCTCATCGGCAACCCGCAGAACATGCTCATCGGCCAGGTGCTGGGCCTGGATTTCGGGGCCTACCTGCTGGCCGCCGGGCTGCCCGCGCTGCTGGGCCTGGGCGCCACCTGGGGCCTCATCGCCCTGCTCTACCGGGGCCGCTGGGCCACGGACCTGCCCGAGCCGCAGGTGGACGCGCCGGACTTCGGCGCCTGGCAGAGCACCAAGGGGCTGGCGGTGCTCGCGGCCCTGGTGGCGGTGTTCCTGTGGGGCGGGCTGGGGCGCGAGGTGGCGGCGCTGCTGGCCGCCGGACTGCTGCTGCTCTCGCGGCGCATGGCCTCGCGCACCACCCTGGGGCTGGTGGACTGGCAACTGCTGGTACTCTTCATCGGCCTGTTCGTGGTCAACCACGCCGTGGCGACGGGGGGCATCCTGTCGCACCTGCTGGGCTCCCTGCGCGCCCTGGGCCTGGATGTCACGGCCCCGGGCCAGCTCTATGCGGCCACGGCGGCCCTCTCCAACCTCGTCTCCAACGTCCCCGCCGTGATGCTCCTGCTCCCCGCGGTCAAATCCCTGCCCGACCCCACCCAGGCCGGCACCCTCCTGGCCCTGTCCAGCACCCTGGCCGGCAACCTCATCGTGGTCGGCTCCATCGCCAACATCATCGTCATCGACCAGGCCGCCCGCCTGGGCATCCGCATCTCCTGGACCGAACACGCCCGCACCGGCCTCCCCGTCACCTTCGCCACCCTGACCATCGCCTGGGCGCTGGTGGGGTGATGGGGCGGGCGGCGGGAGGAGGGTAAGGCCGGAGCAGCGAAGAAACCGCGAAGGAAGGCGGCGCCTGCGGCGGGCAAGGCCTGCGGCGGCAACGATAATCCGGAACGAGAACCGACGAGGTCTAGGCCAGCCCTGGTCCGTCCTTGAACGCACCCGGGTCGCACAGCTCGGGGAAATAATACTGCACCGCGTGCGCGGGCAGGCCGATGGTCAGGGGGGCCTTCTGGTTGGCGGATTCCAGCAGTCCTTCGGCCAGCAGCGCCTTCACGATGTCGCGGGCCTTGCGGTCCGAGGCGTTGATGAGTTCGTGGACCTCGCCCTTGGCGATCTGGCCATGCACGAAGACATGCGTGAGGATGCGGGCCGCCTCCTTGGGCAGGGGCCCCCTCTCCGCCATGTGCCCCCTGGTTCGCAGGGAACAGTAGAACGCGATGTTCCTGGCCGCCGCGTCCAGGTTCAGGAGCGCGTCCATGAACCGGGCCTGATCCAGGGCCGTGTGCAGAAAAAAGAGACAGAACCGGCGCAGGCCGTCCTCCGAAAGACTGCCGCGCCCGTCGTAGTCGCCCTGGCGCGGGGCGTCCGCAGCGGCCAGGAGCGCCTTGTAGTCGCCCTCCGCCCGCGCCAGCCCCCGGCCCAGAGTCCACAGCCCGTAGCCTTCCAGCCCGCAGCACTTGAGGTACACATCCGAAAACAGCCGGGCGACGCGCCCGTTGCCTTCGAAAAACGGGTGAATCCAAAGCAGCCGGTGATGGCTTGCGGCGGCAAGAACCAGCCGCCCCGCACCCTGCGCCCTTTCAAGGGCATACGCCTCCTGGAAGCGCGCCAAAAGCCCGGGCAGCGCCTGCCAATCGGGCGGCACATGCGCCCCCACGCGCACGTTGTCATCGCGCAGCCGCCCGGGGAGGGTCTCGACCTCCCGTGTGCCTTCCTGGTTCCGCTGGATGAGGAATTCCCTTGGCACACCGGCAAAGAGCAACTCGTGAAGGCGGCACAGGAAACCGGCTTCGGCCACGGCGGGCAAACCGCCCGCGCACTGCGCATCCACAGCGGCCTGGGCCGCGATGTTCTGCTTGTGCAGCAGCTGGAGCTTGCGGGTTCTGTCGTCCTGCGCAAGCTCCCTGAGGCCGGATTCGATCTCCAGAAGCGTCGTGCGGATGCCCTCGATGAGGTTCGAATAGTAGCTGTTGACGTTGCGCAACAGCCCGCCGACCCGCTGGGCCGTCACCGGATGCACCCGCCCAGCCAGCTTCGCCGAGGCCTTGAAAACCTCCAAAGCCAAATCCTCCAGATCGCTCCGCCGCCCGGGGACCATGGGTTCCATTTGTGGTATCGCTGGCATGATTTTTCCGAAATATTTGCCGGAATTTTTTCCGGAATAACCGCAGCATAATTGCACGCTATAGCTTGCTTTAATGAAAAATAGAGAAACATGCAACCCCGGAATTGAACATAATTTTTGCCGAAATATTTGCCAAAACCACAACCACCCGCCCAACAGGGAAAATCGCACCCCAATTCCCCCGGCGACCAATCCACCCCGGCCCAACGTTCAGGGCTGGCCTGCCAACCCGGAAAGACAAAGAAAAGGCGGCCACAAAGGCCGCCTTGAACGCGCCCCGCCGGGGGCGGCAGTGTCAGGTGAATACTATCTCTGTACAGCGCGCCCCTTACGGGACGCGGCCTTTCAATGGCGGGGTGCAGGGGACGTGTCCCCTGCCGGGTCCAGGGCAGCGCCCTGGCCGCCGGAGGCGTTTCCCCCTACTCCAACCCCGCCGCCTTCCTGTCCGGCACGGCGTAGAGTTCACCGCCGACGCTGTCGTTGATGACCAGGACCGGGAAGTTTTCCACGGTGAGTTCGCGGATGGCTTCGGGGCCGAGGTCGTCGAAGGCGATGATGCGGGCGGCGGTGATGCATTTGGAGAGCAGCGCGCCCGCGCCGCCGGTGGCGCCGAAGTAGACGGCGGTGTGTTCCTTGAGGGCCGCCTTCACGGCGTCGCTGCGCTTGCCCTTGCCGATGGAGGCCTTTTGCCCCAGGGCGTGCAGGCGCGGGGCGTAGGTGTCCATGCGGTAGCTGGTGGTCGGCCCGGCGGCGCCGATGGGCCGCCCGGGGGGCGCGGGGCTGGGGCCCACGTAGTAGACGATGGAGCCTTGCAACTCGAAGGGCAGCGGCTGGCCCTCGTCGATGAGCGCCATGAGCCGCTTGTGGGCGGCGTCGCGGGCGGTGTAGATGGTGCCGGTGATGAACACCACGTCGCCCGCGCGCAGGGGCGCCACGTCCGCGTCGGTCAGCGGGGTGGTCAGCGTGTATTCGGCCATCAGATGACAACCTCCTCGTGGCGGATGGAGTGGCACTGCACGTTGACGGCCAGGGGCAGGCTGGCCAAATGGCAGGGCGCCATTTCGATCTTCACGCCCAGGCAGGTGGTCTTCCCGCCCAGGCCCATGGGGCCGATGCCCAGCTTGTTAATGGCCGTGAGCAGTTCGTCTTCCAGGGCGGCGATCTTGGGGTCGGGGTGCTTTTCGTCCAGGTGGCGCATGAGCGAGCGTTTGGCCAGGATGGGCGCGCGCTCGAAGGTGCCGCCGATGCCCACGCCGATCATGGTCGGCGGGCAGGGGTTGGGCCCGGCCTCGGCCACGCGCTCGACCACGAAGCGCTTGATGCCCTCCCAGCCCTGGGCCGGGGAAAGCATGGTCACGCGGGACATGTTCTCGCTGCCGCCGCCCTTGGCCATGAAGGCGATGCGGATGCGGTCGCCGGGCACGAAGTCGAAGTGGATGATGGCCGGGGTGTTGTCGCCGGTGTTGGCGCGGGTCATGGGGTCGCAGGACGACTTGCGCAAAAAGCCCTCCTGGTAGCCCAGGACCATACCCCGGGTCACGGCGTCCTTGAGGCTGCCCTGCACGACCACGTCCTCGCCCACGTCCACGAAAAACACGGCCAGGCCGCAGTCCTGGCACAGGGGCAGGCCGGTGGCCTCGGCCATGTCGGAGTTCTCCAGCAGCTGGCGGAAGATCTCCTTGGCCGCCGGGCTGTCCTCGGCGGCCATGCAGTCCTTGAAGGCCCGTTTCACGTCGTCGGGCAGATGGATGCTGGCGTGGCGGATCATCTCGGCCACCTTGGGCACGATGTCCGCCGCCTTGATGGTACGCATTGTCTTGTGTCTCCTGTGCTACTTCGCGCCGGGCAAAAAGCGCCGGATGGCCGTCAGGCCCATCTTGCGGCGCAGGAAGCCGAGCTGGTCCTGAAGCGGCAGTTCCTTGGGGCAGACATCCTCGCAGCCCAGCAGGCCCATGCAGCCGAAGATGCCGTTGTCGTCGCCGATGATCTCGAAGTAGTCGCGGTCGGTGCGCTGGTCGCGCGGGTCCAGGGCAAAGCGCGCGATGCGGTTCAGGGCCACGGCGCCCAGGAAGTCCTTGCGCATGCGCGCCGTGCCGCAGCCCGCCACGCAGCAGCCGCACTCCACGCAGCGCTCCAGCTCGTAGATCTCGTTGGCCAGGGCGTTGTCCATGCGCTCCTCTTCGGCCAGCGGGTCGAACTGCTTGTCGGTATGAATCCACGAGCCCACGCGGGCGTACATTTCGCGGAACCAGGAGCCCGTGTCCACGGACAGGTCGCCCACCAGCTTGAACACCGGCAGCGGCAGCAGGGTGATTTCCTCGGGCAGGTCTTTCGTCTTGGTCTTGCAGGCCAGGCCCGGGCGGCCGTTGATGAGCATGCCGCAGGCGCCGCAGATGCCCGCGCGGCAGCAGAAGTCGAACTGCAACGACGGGTCCTGCTCCTCGCGGATCTGGTTCAGGGCGATGAACAGGGTCATGGAGGGGATTTCGGGCAGCACGAAGGTTTCCATGCGCGGCGCGGTGCCCTGGGCCATGGGGTTGTAGCGGAAGATGTTGAATTTCAGGGTGCGGTCCATGGCTAGTTCTCCTTGCCGGGCTTGGGGGCGCTGTCCATGGGAATGATCTTGCCGCCGCCGTAGCCGCGCTCGCCCGGGGGAATCTCGAAGGTCCGGGTGGCCGGTTCGTAGTCCAGGGTCGGCAGGTCGTCGCCCTCGCTCTTCCAGGTGGCCAGGGTGCGGGTCAGCCAGTCGCGGTCGTTGCGCTCGGGGAAGTCCTCGCGGGCGTGGGAGCCGCGCGACTCGGTGCGCATCAGCGCGCCGTGGGCCACGCACAGGGCCAGACGCACCAGCCCGGGCATCTTCAGCGCCAGGGCCAGCTCGGGGTTGGCGCCCACGCCGTCGGACTTGAGGCCGATGCGCTTGGCGCGGGCGTGGACCTCCTGGAGGGTCGCCACGGCGCGCTCCAGGCCTTCCTTGTTGCGGAAGATGTGCACGCCGTCCTGCAGGGCGTCCTGCATGGCGGCGCGGACCTTGTACACGTCCTCGCTGCCGTCGGCGCCCTCGGTCAGGCGGCGGATGCGCTCCTGGTCGCGCGCCACGCGGTCGGCGACCACGGCGGTGCCGTACTGCGCGCTGGCGCCCCGCAGGTAGTCCACGACCTTGACGCCGATGACCCCGCCCGCGACCACGGTCTCGGCCAGGGAGTTGCCGCCCAGGCGGTTGAAGCCGTGCATGTCCCAACAGGCGGCCTCGCCCGCGCTGAACAGGCCCGCCAGCCCGTAGGCCGCGCCGTCCTTGTTGGTGCGCACGCCGCCCATGGAGTAGTGCTGCACGGGCTTGACGGGGATCAGGCTGTGCACGGGGTCCACGCCCAGGAAGTTCTGGCAGATTTCGTCCACCTCGCGCAGCTTGACGCGGATATGCTCCTCGCCCAGGTGGCGGATGTCCAGCCACAGGTGCTGCCCGTAGGGGCTCTGCACGCCCTTGCCCTCGCGGATGTGGTGCATCATCCAGCGCGAGACCACGTCGCGCGAGGCCAGCTCGGCCTTGTCGGGCTCGTAGACATGCATGAAGCGCTCCTGGTTCACGTCCAGCAGGGTGCCGCCGTCGCCACGGCAGCCCTCGGTGACCAGGATGTAGGTGGGCACGATGCCCGTGGGGTGGAACTGCACGGCCTCCATGTTGCCCAGGGGCACCACGCCGGTGTCGAGCACCGCCGCGTGGGCGCCGCCGTCGCAGATCACCGCGTTGGTGGACTCGCGGTAGATGCGCCCGAAGCCCCCCGCCGCGATGAGCGTGGCCTTGGCCAGGTACACGCGCAGCTCGCCGGTCTTCAGGCAGCGGGCCACGGCGCCCAGGCAGCGCCCGCCGTCGTGGATCAGGCTGATCATCTCCGTCTTGTCATGCACGGCCACGCCAAGCTGGGCGGCGCGGTTGTCCATGGTGTAGAGCACGGTGTGCCCGGTGCCGTCGGAGGTGTAGCAGGTGCGCCATTTGGCGGTGCCGCCGAAGGCGCGGGCGGTGATCAGCCCTTCCTTCTCGGCCTTTTCCTCTTTCTCGTAGCGCTCGCCGCCCTTGTAGTAGAAGCTCTTGCCCGCCACGACGCGGTTCCAGGGCACGCCCCAGTGGGCCATCTGGCGCATGGCGATGGGCGCGTTGTCGCAGAAGATGCGCGCCACTTCCTGGTCGCAGCCCCAGTCGGAGCCCTTGACCGTATCCATGAAATGCACGTCGGGGCTGTCGCCCTCGCCCATGGCGCTGTTGCCCAGGGCCGCCTGCATCCCGCCCTGGGCGGCGGAGGAATGCGAGCGCCGCGCCGGAACGATGGACAGGCAAATGACGTCGAACCCGGCTCCTGCGGCCTCGATGGCCACACGCTCCCCCGCCAGCCCCGCGCCGATGCACAGCAGGTCCGTCACGAAAGTCTGCATGGTCTCTCCTTGTCAGTAGGCCAGAAGCAGGAAACGGATCAGGGTCAGCAGCCCGATGCCGATGAACGCCAGGGTCAGGATGTTCTCCACGCGCTTCATTTTCGCGCGGCGCGAACGCTTGATGAACCCCCATTTGACCCCGATGCGGTAGAAGCCGATGCCCACGTGCAGCTCCACCAGGGGCAGCAGCACGAGGTAGAAGGCCAGCCACCAGCCGTCGGCCACGCGCGCGGCGCTCTTGGCCGCCGAGATGGGCAGGTCGGTGAGCACCACCCACATGTGGATGGAGCCCATGATGAGGATGATCATGGCGCTGCCCGCCTGCACCAGCCACAGCCAGGTGTCGCGGTGGCGCAGGGTCTTGGCGTGGGCCCAGATGGTGCGCTGCTCGTCGAGCCGGAAGGGCAGCTTGCGCGCCGCCAGCACGAAATGCAGCAAAAAGGCGAACCCGATGAGGGGTCCGCCGACCTGGGCCATGTAGGTGGCCTCGAAAAATCCAGCCAGGGCGTTCATGACGCCGGGGCCGATGATGACGCTGGACACCAGGATCATGTGGCTCCACATGAACAGCACCAGGCCCGCGCCGGTGAGCATCTGCAACCAGTCCAGATACGCCGAGAGCATCGACGGCCTGGGCACATGCAGGGTCGAATCGACAACCGCCATGTCTTCCTCCAGGGATAATGGAACGCGATACAGCCAACCAACCAGCACCCCGGGCGCGGCGCGCCTCCCGCAACGCGGACACACGCCCGAAGGCCCCTGCCCGGCGGCCTCCAGGGGGTCGCCCCCCAACGCCGGACAAAAGCCCCTGATTCTTGAACCCTGAATGACCGATTGTCAATTGTTGATGGCCATTCGCGCGCCACGGGGCGGCGCGGAAGGCGCCGGGAAGGGCGCGGGCGGCGGGCCTAGAGGACCACGTCGCGGAAGTCGCCCGAGGGGATGGGCTCCAGGTCGGCGGTGGGGTAGTTGAGCAGGTAGGCCTGACAGGCCAGGGGCGTGCCGTTGTCCAGGGTCACGTCCACCACGGCGCGGCGGTAGCGCGAGATATCCGGCTTGCCGGGGATGACGCCCTCGAATTCGTCCAGCAGCGGCCAGGCCCGCCCGGGGGCGGCCAGCCGCCAGACCTCGCCCAGCACGCGCTGGCCCGGGCCGTCGGCCTCGACCATGCCCGGGTACCAGCTCACGCGAAACAGCCGCCCGGCCACGCTGCCCCGGCCCAGCAGTTCGCCCATGGCCTCCAGCCGCTCGGCCCACGGCCCGCCCGCGCTGCGCATGAGGGTGCCGTAGGCGAAGAACAGGTCGTCAGGGGTGGGGGCGCTCATGGGCGATCGCCTCCTTCGCACCGCTTCATGGTCTCGACGACGCACGACTGCTTCTCGCTGAACCTGCGGCGGATCCACAGCGTGAAGCCCACTCCCGCAAGGCCCGACAGACCCAGGGCGAACTCCCCCAGGGAGACGAGCACCAGGAACACCAGCGCGGAAAACAGAAAGCTGGAACCGAAGACGGCCAGCCCCTCGAAGCTGAACAGGCCGCCGTGCTGGTCCCGGCCCCGGCGCAGGGAATCGATGCAGTGTTCATAGCGCGCCAGCAGCGCGCCCTGCGCGGCGCCCTGGCGGTGCAGGAAGGCCCCGATGGCGTACATGCGCAGCAAAAGCGTGCAAAGCATGAGGTCGCAGTAGGCGCAGACGAAGGGGATCAGGCACAGCACATAGTGGGCGGGCAGGGCCGCGCGCCCCCCGCCGCCGGGCGTGCCCGCGCCCTGGAAGCCCAGGCCCACGGCGCCCAGGGCGGCCACGAGCACGATCTTCCATTTGACCATGTCCAGGTGCCCGCGCTGGGTCTCGATGATCTCGTCGCGCAGCT is drawn from Desulfocurvus vexinensis DSM 17965 and contains these coding sequences:
- a CDS encoding fumarate reductase flavoprotein subunit, whose amino-acid sequence is MQTFVTDLLCIGAGLAGERVAIEAAGAGFDVICLSIVPARRSHSSAAQGGMQAALGNSAMGEGDSPDVHFMDTVKGSDWGCDQEVARIFCDNAPIAMRQMAHWGVPWNRVVAGKSFYYKGGERYEKEEKAEKEGLITARAFGGTAKWRTCYTSDGTGHTVLYTMDNRAAQLGVAVHDKTEMISLIHDGGRCLGAVARCLKTGELRVYLAKATLIAAGGFGRIYRESTNAVICDGGAHAAVLDTGVVPLGNMEAVQFHPTGIVPTYILVTEGCRGDGGTLLDVNQERFMHVYEPDKAELASRDVVSRWMMHHIREGKGVQSPYGQHLWLDIRHLGEEHIRVKLREVDEICQNFLGVDPVHSLIPVKPVQHYSMGGVRTNKDGAAYGLAGLFSAGEAACWDMHGFNRLGGNSLAETVVAGGVIGVKVVDYLRGASAQYGTAVVADRVARDQERIRRLTEGADGSEDVYKVRAAMQDALQDGVHIFRNKEGLERAVATLQEVHARAKRIGLKSDGVGANPELALALKMPGLVRLALCVAHGALMRTESRGSHAREDFPERNDRDWLTRTLATWKSEGDDLPTLDYEPATRTFEIPPGERGYGGGKIIPMDSAPKPGKEN
- a CDS encoding fumarate reductase, with amino-acid sequence MAVVDSTLHVPRPSMLSAYLDWLQMLTGAGLVLFMWSHMILVSSVIIGPGVMNALAGFFEATYMAQVGGPLIGFAFLLHFVLAARKLPFRLDEQRTIWAHAKTLRHRDTWLWLVQAGSAMIILIMGSIHMWVVLTDLPISAAKSAARVADGWWLAFYLVLLPLVELHVGIGFYRIGVKWGFIKRSRRAKMKRVENILTLAFIGIGLLTLIRFLLLAY
- a CDS encoding gamma-glutamylcyclotransferase family protein, whose translation is MSAPTPDDLFFAYGTLMRSAGGPWAERLEAMGELLGRGSVAGRLFRVSWYPGMVEADGPGQRVLGEVWRLAAPGRAWPLLDEFEGVIPGKPDISRYRRAVVDVTLDNGTPLACQAYLLNYPTADLEPIPSGDFRDVVL